Proteins found in one Legionella pneumophila subsp. pascullei genomic segment:
- the enhC gene encoding enhanced entry protein EnhC, whose translation MKSLVPWVCVLVASASQQVFADDAFNAYRLGHYNEAAEPLISKSGQDAVAEYYLGRLYLYGYGQLKNNRIAMRYFTKSAEKGYLPAVLLMAKYSLLHEKNPEEAVRWFKQAAAVGDVNAQMFMAAAYLYGVGVKKNTDVARRYYIDAAKNGNAIAQYTLAEYFLESKHAGNKKLGIIWLTKAAENGDPKALTELGRFYVAGQLVTKDTAKGVELLNKAASEQYAPAMVELGKLALMQNQYDEAIQWLNKAAKQSIDATLELAHIYLQDKSPVYEPKTGFLLVLKAAQNGSVQAQKELANLYQKGIGVTADEELSKQWSLKAAENEKKKAEPPVLAQAALWLSNDRTDKLEETAYQMNGIFSPWNNPSALRNNSYNQAPKIETISRQDIFKPQFELTQPNSIPISNYYDALISKQVEFQSNQWAYPTYRLNPFIEALERANSPVVQKLNLPVPYIDANYDDNNEVGSFDLMDIWMGDWRRTVNYMSVVNYLYFRAILGNAQTQFEIGQLFQYGIGLMQDDASAIIFYENAAEQKHLGAEYNLGILYLKRGKDENDYQQALNWLTDSAFKGNKRAQYVLARILRQGIVGPDGKEYIKANDEQAMAMLYLSAANDYGPAEYELAEYLARDYNNGLSVDVRKQKIALIRKLYQGAVKNKVAEALLPLAFYNAMDDNKQKQEQAFKVAEEQAEAGNEKAALLLGMLYDRGIGITADPAKAVYWYQQAGQNPVSQFILGTYITEGKGIPQDKEKGLDLLKQSADSQFSYADFNLAVLKQKSGEDFLPNLIESYKLGNSHAGIVLADYYLSQSSDPEQMNQAKEIYKGLADKGDQYAQLKLAYMLQKGLGAAPDLAGAQHWYTASAEQGNPEAQYLLGQFYQLGEIGEPDYNLAKHWYQKAAKHLSKADVALGFIYETVDDNYAQALKAYENAAAKGDMLGAYNLALMYQYGKGVPVNYSTALSLFKEASEKGAPEAMSQLAGMYFYGLGQPRNEQQALVWYKKAASLGNGNALYALGLLSETGVGVKLDFPDALRYYQEASDKGNEKAMLALARMYHYGLGVEKDHKRSASIYQKLAQKQNAYAQYQLGTYYIEGTAGERLPEKGRELLQQASENGSLQARRILQRLDAQTQDKVSYVEPVLFNNVPKFDGQSADMIYFDALNEWNHGEEVLSRMILQRLVTQYPNFIPAKRAYEQLNQAKLINNLG comes from the coding sequence ATGAAATCACTAGTACCTTGGGTGTGTGTTTTAGTCGCATCTGCAAGCCAACAAGTTTTTGCCGATGATGCATTCAATGCTTACAGATTAGGCCATTATAATGAAGCCGCCGAGCCCCTAATCAGTAAATCAGGTCAGGATGCCGTTGCCGAATATTATTTAGGGCGACTTTATCTTTATGGATATGGTCAGTTAAAAAATAATCGTATTGCGATGCGTTATTTTACCAAATCAGCGGAAAAAGGCTATTTACCTGCAGTTCTGCTCATGGCCAAATACAGTTTGCTACATGAAAAAAATCCGGAAGAGGCCGTTCGTTGGTTTAAGCAAGCGGCCGCAGTGGGAGATGTGAACGCACAAATGTTTATGGCGGCTGCCTATTTATATGGGGTTGGCGTCAAGAAAAATACTGATGTTGCGAGACGTTATTATATTGATGCAGCAAAAAATGGTAATGCGATTGCTCAATACACGTTAGCTGAATATTTTTTAGAGAGTAAGCATGCGGGCAATAAAAAATTAGGAATCATTTGGCTGACTAAAGCGGCAGAGAATGGAGATCCAAAAGCTTTAACAGAATTGGGCAGATTTTATGTGGCTGGGCAACTGGTTACCAAGGATACTGCCAAGGGTGTCGAATTATTAAATAAAGCAGCTTCGGAACAATATGCTCCGGCCATGGTTGAGCTGGGTAAATTGGCTTTAATGCAAAATCAATATGATGAGGCGATTCAATGGCTTAATAAGGCTGCGAAACAGAGTATAGACGCTACTCTTGAGTTAGCCCATATTTATTTACAAGATAAAAGTCCAGTTTATGAACCCAAGACAGGTTTTTTATTGGTACTAAAAGCAGCCCAGAATGGTTCAGTACAAGCTCAGAAAGAATTAGCCAATTTATATCAAAAAGGAATAGGGGTAACCGCTGATGAGGAATTGTCTAAACAATGGTCTCTGAAAGCCGCAGAAAATGAGAAGAAAAAAGCGGAGCCTCCCGTTCTTGCCCAAGCCGCATTGTGGTTAAGTAATGACAGAACGGATAAACTGGAAGAGACGGCTTACCAGATGAATGGTATATTCAGTCCATGGAATAATCCTTCGGCATTGAGAAATAATAGCTATAATCAAGCGCCTAAAATTGAAACCATCTCTCGTCAGGATATTTTCAAACCTCAATTTGAGTTGACTCAACCTAACAGTATTCCTATAAGCAATTATTATGACGCTTTAATCAGTAAACAAGTAGAGTTTCAATCAAATCAATGGGCCTATCCAACTTACAGGCTTAATCCATTCATAGAAGCTTTGGAGAGAGCCAATAGTCCTGTTGTACAAAAGCTCAACTTACCAGTCCCTTATATCGATGCGAATTATGATGATAATAATGAAGTGGGAAGTTTTGATTTAATGGATATTTGGATGGGAGATTGGCGACGAACTGTCAATTATATGTCTGTAGTCAATTATTTGTATTTCAGAGCAATACTTGGAAATGCCCAAACTCAATTTGAAATTGGTCAATTGTTTCAATATGGTATTGGTTTAATGCAAGATGATGCTTCTGCCATTATTTTTTATGAAAATGCGGCAGAACAAAAACACTTGGGCGCTGAATATAATTTGGGAATACTTTATCTTAAGCGAGGTAAAGACGAAAACGATTACCAACAAGCATTAAATTGGCTAACTGATTCCGCATTCAAAGGGAATAAAAGGGCACAATACGTCTTGGCAAGAATATTGCGCCAGGGAATAGTTGGTCCTGATGGAAAAGAGTATATCAAAGCAAATGATGAGCAAGCCATGGCCATGCTCTATCTTTCAGCGGCCAATGATTATGGTCCGGCTGAATATGAATTGGCAGAATATTTGGCAAGGGACTACAACAATGGTTTAAGTGTGGATGTCAGAAAACAAAAAATTGCCTTAATAAGGAAATTATATCAAGGCGCTGTGAAGAATAAAGTTGCAGAGGCATTGCTGCCATTGGCATTTTATAATGCGATGGATGATAACAAGCAAAAGCAGGAACAAGCGTTTAAAGTGGCTGAAGAACAGGCTGAAGCAGGTAATGAAAAAGCCGCTCTTTTACTGGGAATGCTCTATGACCGTGGTATAGGAATAACGGCTGATCCGGCCAAAGCCGTGTACTGGTATCAACAAGCCGGACAAAACCCCGTAAGTCAGTTTATATTGGGTACCTACATCACAGAAGGAAAAGGGATCCCTCAGGATAAAGAAAAGGGATTGGACTTACTGAAGCAATCGGCAGATTCCCAATTTTCCTATGCTGACTTTAATTTGGCAGTACTCAAGCAAAAATCCGGGGAAGACTTTTTACCCAATTTAATTGAATCCTATAAATTAGGGAATAGTCATGCCGGTATAGTATTGGCAGATTATTATTTATCTCAAAGCAGTGATCCTGAACAAATGAATCAAGCTAAGGAAATTTATAAAGGTTTGGCTGATAAGGGTGATCAATATGCGCAATTAAAATTGGCTTATATGCTCCAAAAAGGACTAGGTGCCGCACCAGATCTTGCTGGCGCGCAACATTGGTATACTGCTTCGGCAGAACAAGGCAATCCTGAAGCACAATACTTGTTAGGCCAATTTTATCAACTAGGTGAAATAGGAGAGCCTGATTATAATTTAGCCAAACATTGGTATCAAAAAGCAGCGAAACATTTATCTAAAGCCGATGTAGCATTAGGTTTTATTTATGAAACTGTCGATGATAATTACGCGCAAGCGTTAAAGGCTTATGAAAATGCTGCGGCAAAAGGAGATATGTTAGGTGCTTATAATCTGGCTTTAATGTATCAGTATGGTAAAGGCGTGCCCGTCAATTACTCCACAGCGTTATCTTTGTTTAAAGAAGCATCAGAGAAAGGTGCGCCGGAAGCGATGAGTCAATTGGCTGGAATGTACTTTTATGGTTTGGGGCAACCGAGAAACGAACAACAGGCGTTGGTCTGGTATAAAAAGGCTGCAAGCTTAGGCAATGGCAACGCTTTGTATGCCCTCGGTTTATTATCTGAAACAGGTGTTGGTGTGAAATTGGATTTTCCAGATGCTTTAAGATATTACCAGGAAGCATCTGATAAAGGTAACGAAAAGGCAATGCTGGCTTTGGCAAGGATGTACCATTATGGTCTTGGTGTCGAAAAGGATCATAAAAGATCGGCAAGTATTTATCAAAAATTGGCACAAAAGCAAAATGCTTACGCTCAGTATCAATTGGGTACTTATTATATTGAAGGAACGGCAGGCGAGCGGCTACCCGAAAAAGGTCGTGAGTTATTACAACAAGCGAGCGAAAACGGTAGTTTACAAGCTCGTAGAATATTACAGAGATTAGATGCACAAACCCAGGATAAAGTCAGTTATGTCGAACCTGTATTATTTAATAATGTTCCCAAGTTTGATGGCCAAAGTGCGGATATGATTTATTTTGATGCATTGAATGAGTGGAATCATGGGGAAGAAGTTTTGTCCAGAATGATCTTGCAACGTTTGGTGACGCAATATCCCAATTTTATACCCGCAAAGCGAGCATATGAGCAGTTGAATCAAGCCAAATTAATTAATAACTTGGGTTAA
- a CDS encoding L,D-transpeptidase, with protein sequence MKKILLTMFMMSMVTVLNAGHFYGTALCAYPQYECIKVTGGQSWEKLFPDPVQRDIVQRVNRTYNYLWSGREIAVPKNLANINIFDVSPFPLKIQSENEKQIIVDQEKLAWGAYDAQGNLVWWGPISSGSDKCSDSNKVCRTLTGIFRVFSKENVRCTSDVFPIGRGGAKMPYCMYFHKGFALHGSDDIPGVRASHGCVRMFIQDAKWLNENFVELSSERNNFMGTKVIVRPLNDSEKKK encoded by the coding sequence ATGAAAAAAATACTATTAACAATGTTCATGATGTCAATGGTGACTGTACTTAATGCGGGGCATTTTTATGGAACGGCATTATGTGCTTATCCTCAATATGAATGCATCAAGGTAACGGGTGGGCAAAGTTGGGAAAAACTATTTCCTGACCCTGTCCAAAGAGACATCGTTCAGAGAGTCAATCGTACTTATAACTATCTTTGGTCAGGCAGAGAAATAGCTGTACCAAAGAATTTAGCCAATATCAATATTTTTGATGTGTCTCCTTTCCCGCTTAAAATTCAGAGTGAAAATGAAAAACAGATTATCGTGGATCAAGAGAAACTGGCTTGGGGAGCCTATGATGCTCAAGGCAATTTAGTATGGTGGGGGCCTATTTCTTCTGGAAGTGATAAATGCTCTGATTCCAATAAAGTCTGTCGGACTTTGACGGGAATTTTCCGCGTATTCAGTAAAGAAAATGTCCGTTGTACTTCAGATGTTTTTCCTATAGGCAGAGGCGGTGCCAAAATGCCTTATTGCATGTATTTTCATAAAGGCTTTGCTTTACATGGTTCTGATGATATCCCGGGTGTAAGAGCTAGCCATGGCTGTGTACGTATGTTTATCCAGGATGCCAAGTGGTTAAATGAAAATTTTGTAGAGTTGTCCAGTGAGCGTAACAATTTTATGGGGACTAAGGTGATTGTACGTCCTTTAAATGACAGTGAGAAGAAAAAATGA
- a CDS encoding EAL domain-containing protein yields the protein MSPLKSKIKTKSFKKLTKTQDLTTTIERLFTNSQDSIIVFNQQGKIVAINEKAAALFNKNPDKLINKPIWKLLKLNSFNIKRQFIQAKRCFLLATEGIAQQFTWLESKSQKPVLAYHILFNKVEIQGTPIIFTKLTDILKSKTIEWILWSLTKISNHQEVNEIIDQILQLISDVFAADYTSVSFINNQQIARTISYYKLGKKEENISFSLIDTPCAEVIKKKSICYFNDVQEKFPNDKLLKKMKINTYLAGPITNPQDEVIGIMTILTRRKVEFDPLNNTLFGLLLSRINSEIERLINLRKLEFLASIPQQNPNPIIRILLDGDVIFANDKGKIILNYWIKLFKGLPSELLKEAQRAQKSNQSTSIEMEVEDKTYLFTLVWIDEFKQINIYGTDITQLKNTQNAMLNLTRRDTLTQIANRQYFEEKLIEKIYEHHLKAKSLALLLIDLDNFKIVNDTLGHPTGDKLLMAVSNRMAGCLRANDFIARLGGDEFIVLLDQSNTDTAVKVAEKIINVLGKPFQFDEYHMAITASIGIAIYPETGEIASDLLKHADIAMYQSKQTGKNKCTVFSKNLHYKQNQRNEILKKEIELAALKRELYIDYQPQIDLSNNTIIGIEALLRWAHPTLGLILPTEFIPIAEQAGCIHTISQWFIEQTLLDYSQFQQLNSNITLSINVSLSQLNDARFTKILCDSLLLNHLSKSKIILDISERMIAPHFIQISKKLKQIHHIGINISLDNFCCPQISLPELLSLPLDYLKIDKRLLIGIEGKVKLRKLLSGIINLTKDLNIKIIQKGIETAEQHEVIKSIGCQYAQGYFYCKPVALNELLPLIKKTIH from the coding sequence ATGAGTCCTTTAAAAAGTAAAATTAAAACAAAGTCTTTCAAGAAATTAACAAAAACTCAAGATCTGACCACCACGATTGAAAGATTATTTACAAACTCTCAAGACAGTATTATTGTTTTTAATCAACAAGGCAAAATTGTTGCTATCAATGAAAAAGCCGCCGCTTTATTTAACAAAAATCCAGACAAGCTCATTAACAAACCTATTTGGAAACTATTGAAGTTAAACAGCTTTAACATTAAGAGACAGTTTATTCAAGCAAAGAGGTGTTTTCTTCTAGCCACTGAAGGAATAGCCCAGCAATTCACTTGGCTTGAAAGCAAATCACAAAAACCTGTACTTGCTTACCATATCCTGTTCAATAAAGTAGAAATACAGGGCACACCAATCATTTTTACCAAACTTACCGATATTCTAAAATCGAAAACCATAGAATGGATTTTATGGTCTTTAACTAAAATAAGTAACCACCAGGAAGTCAATGAAATTATTGATCAAATTCTACAATTAATCAGTGATGTTTTTGCCGCGGATTATACCTCTGTATCGTTCATAAATAATCAACAAATTGCCAGGACAATAAGCTATTATAAATTGGGTAAGAAAGAAGAAAACATCAGTTTTTCTTTAATTGATACACCTTGCGCCGAGGTAATCAAAAAAAAATCTATTTGTTATTTTAATGACGTACAAGAAAAATTCCCAAATGATAAATTATTAAAAAAAATGAAGATTAATACCTATCTCGCAGGCCCCATTACAAACCCGCAAGATGAAGTGATTGGCATTATGACTATCCTGACCAGGCGCAAAGTCGAATTTGACCCTCTGAATAATACCTTGTTTGGTTTGTTGCTAAGTCGGATTAATTCAGAGATTGAAAGACTGATAAATCTTAGAAAATTAGAGTTTTTGGCTAGTATACCCCAGCAAAACCCCAATCCAATCATAAGAATCCTTCTCGATGGGGATGTCATATTTGCTAACGATAAAGGAAAAATAATTTTAAATTATTGGATTAAATTATTTAAGGGACTTCCCTCTGAGCTGCTTAAAGAAGCTCAAAGAGCACAAAAATCCAATCAAAGCACAAGTATTGAAATGGAAGTTGAGGATAAAACCTACTTATTTACGCTTGTCTGGATAGATGAATTTAAACAAATCAATATCTATGGGACTGATATAACCCAACTCAAGAATACGCAAAATGCTATGTTAAACCTGACACGCAGAGATACTTTAACTCAAATCGCAAATCGACAATATTTTGAAGAAAAACTAATTGAAAAAATATATGAGCATCACCTCAAAGCAAAAAGCCTGGCATTATTATTAATCGATTTGGATAACTTTAAAATTGTTAATGATACATTAGGGCATCCAACAGGAGACAAACTATTGATGGCTGTTTCCAATAGAATGGCCGGATGCCTAAGAGCAAATGATTTTATTGCCCGCCTTGGAGGAGATGAGTTCATAGTCCTTCTTGATCAATCCAATACCGATACCGCAGTTAAGGTTGCGGAAAAGATTATTAACGTGCTTGGCAAACCTTTTCAATTTGATGAATATCATATGGCAATCACAGCCAGTATTGGCATTGCTATCTATCCTGAAACAGGTGAAATAGCCAGTGACTTGCTAAAACATGCCGATATCGCAATGTACCAATCCAAACAAACAGGCAAAAACAAGTGCACTGTGTTTTCAAAAAATCTACATTATAAACAAAATCAAAGAAATGAAATTCTCAAAAAAGAAATAGAGCTAGCGGCATTAAAAAGAGAGCTCTATATAGATTACCAACCCCAGATAGACTTATCCAATAACACAATAATTGGAATTGAGGCCTTATTACGCTGGGCACACCCCACTCTGGGTTTAATATTACCTACTGAGTTTATTCCTATAGCGGAGCAAGCAGGGTGTATACACACTATCAGTCAATGGTTCATAGAGCAAACATTACTTGATTACTCACAGTTTCAGCAATTAAATTCAAACATTACATTGTCGATAAATGTCTCCCTAAGCCAATTAAATGACGCGAGATTTACTAAAATATTGTGTGATAGTTTATTGCTAAATCATTTAAGCAAGAGCAAAATCATTCTGGATATATCAGAGCGTATGATAGCCCCGCACTTTATTCAAATATCAAAAAAATTAAAACAAATACATCATATCGGAATTAATATAAGCTTGGATAATTTTTGCTGCCCACAAATTTCCCTTCCTGAGTTGCTGTCATTACCACTTGATTATCTCAAAATAGATAAACGATTATTAATAGGCATAGAGGGAAAAGTCAAATTACGTAAATTATTATCGGGAATAATCAATTTAACCAAAGATCTTAATATTAAAATTATTCAAAAGGGTATTGAAACGGCAGAACAGCATGAAGTGATTAAATCTATAGGATGCCAATACGCACAAGGATATTTTTACTGCAAACCTGTTGCTTTAAATGAATTACTGCCACTTATAAAAAAAACTATCCACTAA
- the lcl gene encoding collagen-like adhesin Lcl: MIHRNNILNSILLILFTSQIVFAKSNPASQAYVDNKVSELKNELTDKINSIPSGPQGPKGDKGEAGPQGLPGPKGDRGETGPQGLPGPKGDRGEAGPQGLPGPKGDRGEAGPQGLPGPKGDRGEAGPQGLPGPKGDRGEAGPQGLPGPKGDRGEAGPQGLPGPKGDRGEAGPQGLPGPKGDRGEAGPQGLPGPKGDRGETGHQGIPGPKGEAGDDGQGVPTGGETGQVLAKSNDLDFNTMWVDPANSGIKRQLGDKILGGTVIYVNALGTHGLIVANSDQNNSSTWWDAHDSITNPAYFDNDGKLYSDWRLPTRFELNLIYMMRNELGNFLEGNYWSSIEKSSANSWVFNFKTGKITDIAKNKTAAVRAVRVF, encoded by the coding sequence ATGATACATCGAAATAATATCCTTAATAGCATTTTATTAATCTTATTCACATCACAGATAGTATTTGCTAAAAGTAATCCAGCCTCGCAGGCTTATGTAGATAACAAAGTATCTGAGTTAAAAAATGAATTAACTGATAAAATCAATAGCATCCCCTCTGGACCCCAAGGCCCTAAAGGAGATAAAGGCGAAGCAGGACCTCAGGGCTTGCCAGGACCCAAAGGCGACAGAGGAGAGACAGGACCTCAGGGTTTGCCAGGACCTAAAGGCGACCGAGGTGAAGCAGGACCTCAGGGTTTGCCAGGACCTAAAGGCGACCGAGGTGAAGCAGGACCTCAGGGTTTGCCAGGACCCAAAGGCGACCGAGGTGAAGCAGGACCTCAGGGTTTGCCAGGACCTAAAGGCGACCGAGGTGAAGCAGGACCTCAGGGTTTGCCAGGACCTAAAGGCGACCGAGGTGAAGCAGGACCGCAGGGTTTGCCGGGACCTAAAGGCGACCGAGGTGAAGCAGGACCTCAGGGTTTGCCAGGACCCAAAGGCGACCGAGGTGAAGCAGGACCTCAGGGTTTGCCAGGACCTAAAGGTGACCGAGGAGAGACAGGGCACCAAGGGATACCAGGACCTAAAGGCGAAGCCGGGGATGATGGTCAAGGAGTACCTACTGGAGGTGAAACCGGTCAAGTCCTTGCCAAATCAAATGACCTTGATTTCAACACGATGTGGGTTGATCCGGCAAATTCTGGTATTAAACGGCAATTAGGCGATAAAATTCTTGGCGGTACAGTGATTTATGTCAATGCATTGGGAACCCATGGACTTATAGTGGCAAACTCGGATCAGAATAACTCAAGCACATGGTGGGATGCTCATGACTCCATAACGAACCCCGCCTATTTTGACAATGATGGCAAGTTGTATTCTGACTGGAGATTACCTACTCGCTTTGAATTGAATTTAATTTATATGATGCGTAATGAGTTGGGAAATTTTTTAGAGGGTAATTACTGGAGTTCAATTGAAAAATCATCAGCAAACAGCTGGGTATTTAATTTTAAAACAGGAAAAATTACAGATATTGCTAAAAATAAAACGGCCGCTGTCCGTGCTGTAAGGGTTTTTTAA
- the uvrC gene encoding excinuclease ABC subunit UvrC: MNDSQLPAELAIFLTKLPSDPGIYRMLDEEGTVLYVGKASNLKKRVNSYFSKQNTGVKTRSLVSQIKSIEISVTRSETEALLLESNLIKALRPKYNVLLRDDKSYPYIHLSNHPDFPRIELYRSKKKPPSGNFFGPYPGVAAVRETIVTIQKVFKIRNCRDSYFKTRSRPCLQYQIKRCTAPCVHYISPEHYKLSVDDAMRFLQGKCQIILDELAERMKRAVSQLNFEEAAVLRDQIKSLRLIQEQQGVVQLRGDADVIAMEVRPGFACIQCVTIREGQVLNSQSFFPTVPYTVLNEELEPNALWQQTFEAFISFYYLDTSERIPDLIITNQPITESRSLECILSQQRGKSCKIQVNPRGIKSRWMDFAVNNLRISVAEYVNKHTTIRSRYEVLKQLLSLDKNIERMECFDISHTQGEATIASCVVFDTEGPRPSEYRRFNIEGITPGDDYAAMEQAISRRFKRLIDAQLLPDVLIIDGGKGQVSVVKRVLTSLGVEDITLLGISKGPSRKAGWEKLILVNENREFILPEDSKALHLLQHIRDEAHRFAITAHRKKRQKARVESALESIEGVGAKRRQALLQRFGGLRELAKAPLEEICKVQGISEPLAKRIYEHFHP, translated from the coding sequence ATGAATGACTCACAGCTTCCCGCTGAACTCGCTATATTTTTAACCAAACTCCCCAGTGATCCGGGCATATACCGCATGTTGGACGAAGAGGGTACTGTTCTGTATGTGGGGAAAGCATCCAATCTTAAAAAAAGAGTCAATAGTTATTTTAGTAAACAAAATACAGGAGTTAAGACACGATCACTGGTAAGCCAAATTAAATCCATAGAAATTTCTGTTACAAGATCAGAAACGGAGGCCTTATTATTAGAGAGTAATTTGATTAAAGCATTGAGGCCTAAGTATAATGTTTTGTTGCGCGATGATAAATCTTATCCTTATATTCATCTATCAAATCATCCAGATTTTCCAAGAATTGAACTATACCGCAGTAAAAAGAAGCCGCCCTCTGGTAATTTTTTTGGCCCCTATCCTGGTGTTGCTGCTGTAAGAGAAACGATAGTAACAATTCAAAAAGTATTTAAAATTCGCAATTGTAGGGACAGCTATTTTAAAACCCGTTCTCGCCCTTGTTTACAATATCAAATAAAACGTTGTACAGCGCCTTGCGTTCATTATATTTCTCCTGAACACTACAAGCTGTCTGTAGACGATGCCATGAGATTTTTACAAGGGAAATGCCAGATAATTCTGGATGAACTTGCTGAACGAATGAAAAGAGCCGTGAGTCAATTAAATTTTGAAGAAGCTGCTGTTTTACGTGATCAGATAAAAAGCTTGCGCTTGATTCAAGAACAACAAGGAGTTGTCCAGTTGCGTGGTGACGCTGATGTGATTGCAATGGAAGTACGTCCTGGTTTCGCATGTATTCAGTGTGTGACTATTCGTGAAGGGCAGGTACTGAATAGTCAAAGCTTCTTCCCAACAGTGCCTTATACCGTATTAAACGAAGAATTGGAGCCCAATGCACTATGGCAGCAGACTTTTGAAGCCTTTATTAGTTTTTATTATTTGGATACATCAGAAAGAATTCCAGATTTGATAATTACCAATCAGCCGATTACAGAGAGTCGCTCATTAGAGTGTATTTTATCCCAGCAACGGGGTAAATCTTGCAAGATTCAAGTTAATCCAAGAGGAATAAAATCGAGATGGATGGATTTTGCAGTGAACAATTTACGAATTTCAGTAGCAGAATATGTCAATAAACACACCACTATAAGATCAAGATATGAGGTGTTAAAGCAATTGCTTTCCCTTGATAAAAATATAGAGCGAATGGAATGTTTTGATATTAGCCATACTCAAGGTGAAGCAACGATTGCATCTTGTGTTGTATTTGATACAGAAGGTCCTCGCCCTAGTGAATATAGACGTTTTAATATTGAAGGCATTACTCCAGGGGATGATTATGCGGCAATGGAACAGGCAATTTCTCGCCGCTTTAAAAGATTGATTGATGCCCAATTATTACCAGATGTTTTGATTATTGATGGAGGTAAAGGCCAGGTTTCTGTTGTAAAAAGAGTTTTAACGTCTCTGGGTGTGGAAGATATTACTCTATTGGGTATATCAAAGGGGCCTTCACGAAAGGCTGGCTGGGAGAAATTGATATTAGTTAATGAAAACAGGGAGTTTATTTTGCCAGAGGACTCCAAAGCACTTCATCTTTTGCAACATATTCGTGATGAAGCCCATCGTTTTGCTATTACTGCCCATAGGAAGAAACGACAGAAAGCACGCGTTGAATCAGCTCTTGAAAGTATAGAAGGTGTTGGTGCTAAACGGCGTCAAGCATTGCTTCAGCGTTTTGGAGGGTTGCGAGAGTTGGCTAAAGCGCCACTCGAAGAAATTTGCAAAGTCCAGGGAATCAGCGAGCCCTTGGCAAAACGAATTTATGAACATTTTCATCCTTGA
- the letA gene encoding two-component system response regulator LetA encodes MIKVLIVDDHALVRMGIRRLLEDMSDVDVVADAESGEQALAYVKTHSPDVVLLDMKMPGIDGWEVTRRLKKTNPNIKVIAVTAICSDPLPTRVLQLGAMGYLTKESGAEEMAAAIRKVAKGEKYLSAEIAQKMAINSLQESQDSPFDLLSEREMQVMLMITSGMNVQDIADRLFLSSKTINGYRYRMFEKLGIKNDVELTYLAMKHRIIEHPNDLSQDD; translated from the coding sequence TTGATTAAAGTATTAATTGTTGATGACCATGCATTGGTTAGAATGGGCATTCGACGATTGCTTGAAGATATGTCGGATGTTGATGTTGTTGCAGATGCTGAAAGCGGTGAGCAGGCTTTAGCTTATGTGAAAACCCACTCCCCTGATGTTGTATTATTAGACATGAAAATGCCTGGGATAGATGGGTGGGAAGTGACACGTCGTTTAAAAAAAACAAACCCAAATATTAAAGTCATAGCCGTTACAGCCATTTGCTCAGACCCTCTTCCCACTCGAGTATTGCAATTAGGTGCTATGGGATATCTTACTAAAGAATCCGGGGCTGAGGAAATGGCCGCTGCAATTCGTAAAGTGGCTAAAGGTGAGAAATATCTTAGTGCCGAGATTGCACAAAAGATGGCAATTAATAGCCTCCAGGAGTCTCAGGATTCCCCCTTTGATTTATTGTCTGAAAGAGAAATGCAAGTCATGTTGATGATCACAAGCGGCATGAATGTACAAGACATTGCTGATAGATTATTTTTAAGTAGTAAAACTATCAATGGTTATCGATACAGGATGTTTGAAAAATTGGGAATTAAAAATGATGTGGAGCTTACTTATTTGGCTATGAAGCACCGCATTATTGAGCACCCCAATGATTTATCACAAGATGATTAG